A portion of the Bacteroidota bacterium genome contains these proteins:
- a CDS encoding aromatic amino acid lyase, with amino-acid sequence MTYIITGSNLTIEDVVRVARNGEKVELHSDALERIKVCRAMLERKIAAGEIMYGVNTGIGEFSEVVLNKDQVKDFQKYLIYNHAAGIGDPAPIEYIRGAMLGRINVHAHGNSGCRPEITQTLVEMLNKGVTPFVCQKGSVGACGDLAPMSQIALLLMGEGKAYFEGELLEGKEALNRANIPVPGLKARDGLATINGSNVLTAMSAIFLYDANNWLKQAEIATAMSLEALKANMRPYSAKLHEVRGFKGAVRSAESIRKMVANGDLAENRVKCKVQDAYSMRSSPQVIGAAHDALAYARSQVEIELNGVGDNPIFFPEEDLQLSGANFQGSPVSVPMDMAGYVITMVSVLSERRLNRLNNPALSVGLPAFLTKGAGMFSGLMLSQYTADMQIVEQRILSAPASIQSIPAAADQEDFVSMGMNTAIKNFQILDNAYGVLGIEFMAASQALDFREYNFGNGVSKAKEIVRKYVDFLDIDRPLYPDHTKMKELVKSCEILEEVEKEVGSLE; translated from the coding sequence ATGACATATATTATTACAGGTAGTAATCTTACAATTGAAGATGTAGTTAGAGTAGCCAGAAATGGCGAAAAAGTAGAACTTCACTCCGATGCCTTAGAAAGAATTAAAGTTTGCCGTGCAATGCTCGAAAGAAAAATTGCTGCAGGTGAAATAATGTATGGTGTAAATACCGGCATAGGAGAATTTTCAGAGGTAGTTTTAAACAAAGACCAAGTTAAAGATTTCCAAAAGTATTTAATCTATAATCATGCTGCCGGAATTGGCGATCCTGCACCAATTGAATACATTCGAGGAGCTATGCTTGGCAGAATCAATGTTCATGCACATGGAAATTCAGGTTGCCGTCCGGAAATCACTCAAACTTTGGTTGAAATGCTAAACAAAGGTGTAACACCTTTTGTTTGCCAAAAAGGATCGGTAGGAGCTTGTGGAGATTTGGCTCCAATGTCGCAAATTGCTCTATTGCTGATGGGCGAAGGAAAAGCCTATTTCGAAGGTGAATTATTGGAAGGTAAAGAAGCTTTGAATAGAGCAAACATTCCAGTTCCAGGACTTAAAGCTCGTGATGGATTAGCCACTATCAATGGTTCAAATGTTCTCACTGCTATGAGTGCTATTTTTCTGTACGATGCAAATAATTGGCTCAAACAAGCAGAAATTGCCACAGCCATGTCGTTAGAAGCTCTAAAAGCAAATATGCGACCATATTCTGCAAAACTCCACGAAGTCAGAGGATTTAAAGGCGCAGTACGAAGTGCTGAATCTATTAGAAAAATGGTAGCAAACGGAGATTTGGCAGAAAATAGAGTGAAATGCAAAGTACAAGATGCTTATTCTATGCGTTCGAGCCCACAAGTAATTGGTGCAGCTCACGATGCACTTGCTTACGCACGCTCGCAAGTAGAAATTGAATTAAACGGAGTTGGAGACAATCCTATATTTTTTCCGGAAGAAGACCTTCAATTATCGGGTGCAAACTTTCAAGGAAGTCCGGTATCAGTACCAATGGACATGGCCGGATATGTAATTACCATGGTTTCAGTTCTATCAGAACGCCGACTGAACAGATTAAATAATCCTGCACTAAGTGTCGGATTGCCAGCATTTCTAACAAAAGGAGCAGGAATGTTTTCAGGATTAATGTTAAGCCAATATACTGCCGATATGCAAATTGTTGAGCAAAGAATTTTATCAGCTCCGGCTTCAATACAATCCATTCCGGCTGCTGCCGACCAGGAAGACTTTGTCTCGATGGGAATGAATACTGCAATAAAAAATTTCCAGATTTTAGATAATGCCTATGGAGTGCTGGGTATTGAATTTATGGCTGCTTCACAAGCTTTAGATTTCCGTGAATATAATTTTGGAAACGGAGTTTCAAAAGCAAAAGAAATTGTAAGAAAATATGTCGATTTCTTAGATATCGATCGTCCTCTATACCCAGATCATACTAAAATGAAAGAATTAGTAAAATCTTGCGAAATTCTTGAGGAGGTAGAAAAAGAAGTTGGAAGTTTGGAGTAA
- a CDS encoding Nramp family divalent metal transporter, with translation MKTNYIKTLGPGLMWAAAAIGVSHLVQSTRAGASFGFELIWLIVIANLLKYPFFEFAPRYTASTGESLIDGYRRLGILAVIVYVVLTISTMFTIQSAVTAVTAGLFAHVFVDSFDSFSWAIIIICVSALIIAIGRYSLLDKFIKVIIIILTLSTIIAIFSASFKGFNPNPRFSKSFSWDTDIAFIIAFVGWMPSAIDISVWHSMWILAKKKATGYVPKLKEALFDFNIGYIGTSILSVIFLMLGAFVMYGTGETFSDKGTIFASQLINLYTESIGNWANIFIAIAALTTMFSTTITCLDAFPRVLSPSTEIIFPKLKFKTNILTWIWLLILIVGTLTILRYFAESLKTLVDIATTLSFMTAPILGYLNFKVVMGKNVPEDSKPKLWLKILTYIGLSFLTGFGIYFLIWRFI, from the coding sequence ATAAAAACTAATTACATTAAAACTCTTGGACCGGGATTAATGTGGGCTGCGGCTGCAATTGGGGTATCGCATTTGGTACAATCTACTCGAGCAGGAGCTTCCTTTGGTTTTGAACTAATTTGGTTAATAGTAATTGCTAATCTTCTGAAATATCCATTTTTTGAATTTGCTCCGCGCTACACAGCTTCCACCGGCGAAAGCTTGATTGACGGCTACAGACGACTTGGAATTCTTGCGGTGATAGTTTATGTAGTTCTCACAATTTCTACAATGTTTACAATTCAATCAGCAGTTACTGCAGTAACAGCCGGTTTGTTTGCTCATGTTTTTGTAGATTCCTTCGATAGTTTCTCCTGGGCAATTATAATAATCTGTGTTTCTGCCTTAATAATTGCAATTGGAAGGTATTCATTGTTAGATAAATTTATTAAGGTTATTATTATAATTTTAACTCTTTCGACAATCATAGCCATATTTTCGGCAAGTTTTAAAGGATTCAATCCAAACCCGAGATTCTCAAAATCATTTAGTTGGGATACCGATATTGCGTTCATAATAGCTTTTGTTGGTTGGATGCCCTCGGCGATTGACATTTCGGTGTGGCATTCGATGTGGATACTTGCCAAAAAAAAAGCAACAGGATATGTCCCAAAACTTAAAGAGGCTCTGTTCGATTTTAATATTGGATACATTGGAACATCAATTCTTTCAGTAATTTTCCTAATGCTCGGAGCTTTTGTAATGTACGGCACAGGCGAAACTTTCTCCGACAAAGGAACTATTTTTGCTTCTCAGCTCATAAATTTATATACTGAAAGCATTGGCAATTGGGCAAACATATTTATTGCCATTGCAGCCCTTACAACAATGTTTAGCACAACAATAACTTGTCTCGACGCATTTCCGCGAGTTTTAAGCCCAAGCACAGAAATAATCTTCCCGAAATTGAAATTCAAAACAAATATTTTGACATGGATTTGGCTTCTAATATTAATAGTTGGGACATTAACTATTCTTCGATATTTTGCCGAAAGCCTGAAAACTCTGGTTGATATAGCTACAACTTTATCGTTTATGACTGCACCGATTTTAGGTTACCTAAATTTTAAGGTGGTAATGGGAAAAAATGTCCCTGAAGATTCAAAACCAAAGTTATGGCTTAAAATATTAACGTACATTGGTTTAAGCTTTCTAACAGGATTTGGAATATATTTTCTGATATGGCGATTTATATGA